From Salvelinus namaycush isolate Seneca chromosome 27, SaNama_1.0, whole genome shotgun sequence, the proteins below share one genomic window:
- the sgo1 gene encoding shugoshin 1 encodes MVRERGQKKSFQQSLNDIKEKMIEKRNKRLASASAANRGRSKRINRTSAGNVKPIILKNVQINNKALALALQAEKEKVRQANGIILQMKREQQALFLHLLMLKKRLKDQEAQASNVQTGPAQLLAEPPKPVDTSRRIQSRAALEDPVKDEAPLSPISSEPQFPKGSGQSESDGQVALPKTVGVRRRRVEGRGRRSECVRKGRRSSFYEQNHSAPPEPLIQKETEVVVESLVLNARRGQNHIQEEKMERGNPIGSEEFQQHFTPEPPAKPANQQQQPRNKLKQAHPPRPKPELAARKQERGFKPDRPPLKKPWETSKPRARSKSRDRSATRSRTGVASAAPLNTSLNTSQGFNDTFDFDCEDGVHLTPFKGSGPKDNPRDTPIQEVERGQKQNPKRTLSSSESSSSSSSESEDSPYVPQKRKRRSPPDQAKPALARRARGRPSKAATDKENAPPSKPELLHVTRMEVCPTPVVLDKQLKEEPERRQSQSSIWIQPLSVVAMDVALEASLSESEGSPYVPQSRGVRKTQGHPEQAKPTPARRGRPFKAARDKENVPTPKRQLSRVTRVEASPTAGPAEVPETELQLPETPGSIFVDSPGPMAEQGLEGHPEHHRQDKEEALLPVTPGVEEEMMRIGNVLSGFRDPPCESPGIPTSSTPQNHVSHIPKTCKRTGGLSVRTGRGFNLSDVTNLTPAAYRKFSLKSSRPSERCSTLVPGRKRRSTMTVDYKEPSLHAKLRRGDKFTDTKFLLSPIFKQKPRKSVKTRLSLEKYNESFVGCR; translated from the exons ATGGTGAGGGAACGGGGCCAGAAGAAGTCTTTCCAGCAAAGCCTGAATGACATCAAGGAAAAGATGATTGAGAAGAGGAACAAACGCCTGGCAAGCGCCTCTGCAGCCAACAGGGGACGGTCCAAAAGGATCAACAGAACCAGTG CGGGCAACGTGAAGCCAATTATCCTGAAGAACGTGCAGATCAATAACAAAGCCCTGGCTCTGGCCCTGCAGGCGGAGAAGGAAAAGGTGAGGCAGGCCAACGGTATCATCCTACAGATGAAGAGGGAGCAGCAggccctcttcctccacctcctcatgCTCAAGAAGAGGCTTAAAGATCAGGAGGCGCAGGCCAGTAATGTACAG ACTGGACCTGCACAGCTCCTTGCTGAACCACCAAAGCCAGTGGACACCTCCAG GAGAATTCAAAGCCGAGCTGCTCTGGAAGATCCTGTGAAGGACGAAGCCCCACTCTCACCCATCAGCTCAG AGCCTCAGTTTCCTAAAGGGTCGGGACAAAGCGAAAGTGACGGGCAAGTGGCGTTGCCAAAGACAGTGGGTGTGAGACGTCGCCGGGTGGAAGGCAGAGGGAGGCGATCTGAGTGTGTGCGGAAAGGGCGCCGTTCCTCGTTCTATGAGCAGAACCACAGCGCCCCTCCAGAACCTCTCATACAGAAAGAGACTGAGGTCGTAGTGGAGAGCCTGGTTCTAAACGCCAGGAGAGGCCAGAACCACATACAGgaagagaagatggagagaggcaATCCGATTGGCTCAGAGGAGTTCCAACAGCACTTCACCCCAGAGCCACCGGCTAAACCAGCAAATCAACAGCAGCAACCCCGGAACAAACTGAAACAGGCCCATCCACCGCGGCCTAAACCCGAACTGGCTGCACGCAAGCAAGAGAGGGGCTTCAAACCGGACCGCCCCCCTCTGAAGAAACCCTGGGAGACCTCAAAACCCAGAGCCCGGTCCAAGAGCCGGGACCGCTCGGCCACACGGTCCAGAACCGGGGTGGCCTCCGCTGCACCTCTCAACACCTCCCTCAACACATCTCAGGGATTCAATGACACTTTTGATTTCGACTGTGAGGATGGGGTACACCTCACCCCCTTCAAGGGTAGCGGACCCAAGGATAACCCCCGAGACACACCCATACAGGAGGTGGAGAGGGGACAGAAACAGAACCCGAAGAGGACTCTGTCGTCATCTGAGTCTAGTTCATCTTCGTCTTCTGAGTCAGAAGACAGCCCCTACGTTCCTCAGAAACGGAAGAGACGGAGCCCCCCGGACCAGGCCAAGCCCGCCCTCGCTCGTAGAGCCAGAGGTCGACCCTCCAAAGCAGCTACAGACAAGGAGAACGCCCCCCCATCCAAACCAGAGTTGTTACATG TAACCAGAATGGAGGTCTGTCCCACCCCTGTGGTCCTTGACAAACAACTCAAGGAGGAACCAGAAAGGAGACAGAGCCAGAGCTCGATTTGGATACAGCCGTTGTCTGTGGTTGCCATGGATGTTGCCTTGGAGGCCAGCTTGTCTGAGTCCGAGGGTAGTCCCTACGTTCCTCAAAGCCGTGGCGTACGAAAGACACAGGGCCACCCAGAGCAGGCCAAGCCCACCCCCGCTCGCAGGGGACGGCCCTTTAAAGCAGCCAGAGACAAGGAGAACGTCCCCACTCCTAAACGACAGTTGTCACGTG TCACCAGAGTAGAGGCCAGTCCCACAGCTGGGCCCGCTGAGGTCCCTGAGACAGAACTACAACTCCCAGAAACCCCTGGGAGTATCTTTGTTGACAGTCCTGGTCCAATGGCAGAGCAGGGTCTTGAGGGCCACCCAG AGCACCACAGACAAGATAAAGAGGAGGCTCTGCTTCCCGTCACTccaggagtggaggaggagatgaTGAGGATCGGCAATGTCCTGTCTGGTTTCAGGGACCCCCCCTGTGAGTCTCCTGGGATACCGACCAGCAGCACCCCCCAGAACCACGTCTCACACATCCCCAAAACATGCAAGAGGACAG GTGGGCTTAGTGTCAGAACTGGGCGGGGCTTCAATCTGAGTGATGTGACCAATCTTACCCCTGCAGCTTATCGGAAGTTCTCTTTAAAGAGCTCCCGCCCTTCAGAGCGATGTTCCACCCTTGTCCCCGGCCGCAAGAGGCGGTCCACGATGACAGTGGACTACAAAGAGCCATCGCTGCACGC GAAACTGAGACGTGGAGACAAGTTCACAGACACCaagttcctcctctctcccatcttcaAACAGAAACCCAGGAAGTCCGTAAAGACTCGGCTGTCGTTGGAGAAATACAACGAGTCATTTGTGGGATGTCGCTGA
- the LOC120022559 gene encoding histone acetyltransferase KAT2B isoform X2, translated as MSESAGVQQGSPAIGAAGSAPAAPGAGGTEGSGATVGSARIAAKKAQLRSSPRPKKLEKLGVYSSCKAEGGCKCNGWKSQNPPPTPPRTDQQPNTVNLLEPCRSCSHTLGDHVTHLENVSEEEMNRLLGIVLDVEYLYTCVHKEEDADTKQVYFSLFKLLRKCILQMGKPVVEAQESPPFEKPSIEQGVNNFVQYKFSHLPSKERQTIVELAKMFLNQINYWQLETPSQRRQRAPADDAAGYKVNYTRWLCYCNVPQFCDSLPRYETTQIFGRTLLGSVFTVMRKQLLEQARQEKDTLPPEKRTLILTHFPKFLSMLEEEVYSHSSPIWSEDFLVGSTGGQIPIHTVISAPPVARPLYYSTSPVSVDPSSCGSVSPARKTASALEPSLGGQKRKPSEPIPHDETKKLRIVGDIPMELINEVMATITDPTSMLGPETSLLSAHSARDEAARLEERRGVIEFHVIGNSLNQKPNKRILMWLVGLQNVFSHQLPRMPKEYITRLVFDPKHKTLSLIKDGRVIGGICFRMFPSQGFTEIVFCAVTSNEQVKGYGTHLMNHLKEYHIKHDILNFLTYADEYAIGYFKKQGFSKDIKVPKAKYLGYIKDYEGATLMGCELNPSIPYTEFSVIIKKQKEIIKKLIERKQAQIRKVYPGLSCFKEGVRQIPIESIPGIRETGWKPVGKGKELKDPDQLYSTLKTILQHVKNAWPFMEPVKKTEAPGYYQVIRFPMDLKTMSERLKSRYYTTRKLFMADMQRIFTNCREYNPPESQYYKCANLLEKVFYTKIKEAGLIEK; from the exons ATGTCCGAGAGCGCAGGTGTTCAGCAGGGCTCCCCGGCCATCGGTGCGGCGGGATCGGCTCCTGCGGCTCCGGGAGCCGGGGGAACGGAGGGTTCGGGCGCCACGGTAGGATCGGCACGAATCGCGGCGAAGAAGGCGCAGCTCCGCTCCTCCCCGCGCCCTAAGAAACTGGAGAAGCTCGGAGTGTATTCCTCTTGCAAG GCTGAGGGGGGCTGTAAGTGTAACGGCTGGAAGAGCCAGAACCCCCCTCCCACACCGCCCCGTACGGACCAGCAGCCCAACACTGTCAACCTGCTGGAGCCCTGCCGCAGTTGTTCCCACACACTGG gtGACCATGTAACCCACCTGGAGAACGTCTCAGAGGAGGAGATGAACAGGCTTCTGGGTATAGTCCTGGACGTGGAGTACCTGTACACATGTGTTCACAAAGAGGAGGACGCTGACACCAAACAAGTCTACTTCTCCCTCTTCAAG CTGTTGAGGAAATGCATCCTACAGATGGGCAAACCTGTGGTGGAGGCACAGGAAAGTCCTCCCTTTGAGAAACCCAGCATCGAACag GGGGTGAATAACTTTGTCCAGTACAAGTTCAGCCATCTTCCCTCCAAGGAGCGACAGACCATTGTGGAGCTGGCCAAGATGTTCCTCAACCAGATCAACTACTGGCAGCTGGAGACGCCCTCACAGAGACGACAGCGGGCGCCTGCTGATGATGCTGCCGGGTACAAAGTAAACTACACCAG ATGGCTGTGCTATTGCAACGTCCCTCAGTTCTGTGACAGTCTACCGCGGTACGAGACGACCCAGATCTTCGGTCGAACCCTGCTGGGCTCAGTCTTCACTGTGATGAGGAAACAGCTGCTAGAGCAGGCCAGGCAGGAGAAGGATACGTTACCCCCGGAGAAACGCACTCTCATCCTTACACACTTCCCCAA ATTCCTGTCCATGTTGGAGGAGGAAGTGTACAGTCACAGCTCTCCCATCTGGAGCGAAGACTTCCTGGTTGGATCCACAGGAGGACAGATCCCCATCCATACAG TGATCAGTGCGCCACCGGTGGCCAGGCCTCTGTACTACAGCACCAGCCCAGTATCAGTGGACCCATCCAGCTGTGGCAGTGTCAGTCCTGCCAGAAAGACAGCCTCTGCTCTGGAACCCAGCCTAG GTGGGCAGAAGAGGAAGCCATCGGAGCCCATCCCCCATGACGAGACTAAGAAGCTCAGGATCGTCGGCGACATCCCCATGGAACTCATCAACGAAGTCATGGCAACCATTACTGACCCGACCTCCATGCTGGGACCAGAG ACCAGCCTGCTGTCGGCCCACTCAGCCCGTGATGAGGCGGCAcgcctggaggagaggaggggggtgatAGAATTCCACGTCATCGGGAACTCCCTCAACCAGAAGCCCAACAAAAGGATCCTGATGTGGCTGGTGGGCCTCCAGAACGTCTTCTCCCACCAGCTGCCTCGCATGCCCAAAGAGTACATCACACGCCTCGTCTTCGACCC GAAGCACAAGACGCTGTCGCTGATCAAAGATGGCCGTGTGATTGGAGGAATCTGTTTTCGGATGTTTCCCTCACAGGGTTTCACAGAGATCGTGTTCTGTGCCGTCACCTCCAACGAGCAGGTCAAG GGGTATGGCACTCACCTGATGAACCACCTGAAAGAGTATCACATCAAGCACGACATCCTCAACTTCCTCACCTACGCAGACGAGTACGCCATTGGCTACTTCAAAAAGCAG ggCTTCTCTAAAGACATCAAGGTTCCCAAGGCCAAGTATCTGGGCTACATCAAAGATTATGAGGGAGCGACGCTGATGGGCTGTGAGCTCAACCCCAGCATCCCTTACACCGAGTTCTCTGTCATCATCAAGAAACAGAaggag atcATAAAGAAACTGATAGAGAGGAAGCAGGCTCAGATCAGAAAGGTCTACCCAGGACTTTCCTGTTTTAAGGAAGGAGTTCGGCAGATTCCCATTGAGAGCATTCCTGGAATAC GAGAAACTGGATGGAAACCGGTGGGCAAAGG GAAGGAGCTGAAGGATCCAGATCAGCTGTACAGCACCCTGAAGACCATCTTACAACACGTTAAG AATGCCTGGCCATTCATGGAACCAGTGAAGAAGACTGAGGCTCCTGGTTACTACCAAGTCATCCGCTTCCCCATGG ACCTGAAGACGATGTCAGAGCGTCTGAAGAGCAGGTACTACACCACGCGGAAGCTCTTCATGGCCGACATGCAGCGCATCTTCACCAACTGTCGAGAGTACAACCCTCCAGAGAGCCAGTACTACAAGTGTGCCAACCTGCTAGAGAAGGTCTTCTACACCAAGATCAAGGAGGCGGGCCTCATTGAGAAGTGA
- the LOC120022559 gene encoding histone acetyltransferase KAT2B isoform X1, which translates to MSESAGVQQGSPAIGAAGSAPAAPGAGGTEGSGATVGSARIAAKKAQLRSSPRPKKLEKLGVYSSCKAEGGCKCNGWKSQNPPPTPPRTDQQPNTVNLLEPCRSCSHTLGDHVTHLENVSEEEMNRLLGIVLDVEYLYTCVHKEEDADTKQVYFSLFKLLRKCILQMGKPVVEAQESPPFEKPSIEQGVNNFVQYKFSHLPSKERQTIVELAKMFLNQINYWQLETPSQRRQRAPADDAAGYKVNYTRWLCYCNVPQFCDSLPRYETTQIFGRTLLGSVFTVMRKQLLEQARQEKDTLPPEKRTLILTHFPKFLSMLEEEVYSHSSPIWSEDFLVGSTGGQIPIHTVISAPPVARPLYYSTSPVSVDPSSCGSVSPARKTASALEPSLGGQKRKPSEPIPHDETKKLRIVGDIPMELINEVMATITDPTSMLGPETSLLSAHSARDEAARLEERRGVIEFHVIGNSLNQKPNKRILMWLVGLQNVFSHQLPRMPKEYITRLVFDPKHKTLSLIKDGRVIGGICFRMFPSQGFTEIVFCAVTSNEQVKGYGTHLMNHLKEYHIKHDILNFLTYADEYAIGYFKKQGFSKDIKVPKAKYLGYIKDYEGATLMGCELNPSIPYTEFSVIIKKQKEIIKKLIERKQAQIRKVYPGLSCFKEGVRQIPIESIPGIRETGWKPVGKGKELKDPDQLYSTLKTILQHVKSHQNAWPFMEPVKKTEAPGYYQVIRFPMDLKTMSERLKSRYYTTRKLFMADMQRIFTNCREYNPPESQYYKCANLLEKVFYTKIKEAGLIEK; encoded by the exons ATGTCCGAGAGCGCAGGTGTTCAGCAGGGCTCCCCGGCCATCGGTGCGGCGGGATCGGCTCCTGCGGCTCCGGGAGCCGGGGGAACGGAGGGTTCGGGCGCCACGGTAGGATCGGCACGAATCGCGGCGAAGAAGGCGCAGCTCCGCTCCTCCCCGCGCCCTAAGAAACTGGAGAAGCTCGGAGTGTATTCCTCTTGCAAG GCTGAGGGGGGCTGTAAGTGTAACGGCTGGAAGAGCCAGAACCCCCCTCCCACACCGCCCCGTACGGACCAGCAGCCCAACACTGTCAACCTGCTGGAGCCCTGCCGCAGTTGTTCCCACACACTGG gtGACCATGTAACCCACCTGGAGAACGTCTCAGAGGAGGAGATGAACAGGCTTCTGGGTATAGTCCTGGACGTGGAGTACCTGTACACATGTGTTCACAAAGAGGAGGACGCTGACACCAAACAAGTCTACTTCTCCCTCTTCAAG CTGTTGAGGAAATGCATCCTACAGATGGGCAAACCTGTGGTGGAGGCACAGGAAAGTCCTCCCTTTGAGAAACCCAGCATCGAACag GGGGTGAATAACTTTGTCCAGTACAAGTTCAGCCATCTTCCCTCCAAGGAGCGACAGACCATTGTGGAGCTGGCCAAGATGTTCCTCAACCAGATCAACTACTGGCAGCTGGAGACGCCCTCACAGAGACGACAGCGGGCGCCTGCTGATGATGCTGCCGGGTACAAAGTAAACTACACCAG ATGGCTGTGCTATTGCAACGTCCCTCAGTTCTGTGACAGTCTACCGCGGTACGAGACGACCCAGATCTTCGGTCGAACCCTGCTGGGCTCAGTCTTCACTGTGATGAGGAAACAGCTGCTAGAGCAGGCCAGGCAGGAGAAGGATACGTTACCCCCGGAGAAACGCACTCTCATCCTTACACACTTCCCCAA ATTCCTGTCCATGTTGGAGGAGGAAGTGTACAGTCACAGCTCTCCCATCTGGAGCGAAGACTTCCTGGTTGGATCCACAGGAGGACAGATCCCCATCCATACAG TGATCAGTGCGCCACCGGTGGCCAGGCCTCTGTACTACAGCACCAGCCCAGTATCAGTGGACCCATCCAGCTGTGGCAGTGTCAGTCCTGCCAGAAAGACAGCCTCTGCTCTGGAACCCAGCCTAG GTGGGCAGAAGAGGAAGCCATCGGAGCCCATCCCCCATGACGAGACTAAGAAGCTCAGGATCGTCGGCGACATCCCCATGGAACTCATCAACGAAGTCATGGCAACCATTACTGACCCGACCTCCATGCTGGGACCAGAG ACCAGCCTGCTGTCGGCCCACTCAGCCCGTGATGAGGCGGCAcgcctggaggagaggaggggggtgatAGAATTCCACGTCATCGGGAACTCCCTCAACCAGAAGCCCAACAAAAGGATCCTGATGTGGCTGGTGGGCCTCCAGAACGTCTTCTCCCACCAGCTGCCTCGCATGCCCAAAGAGTACATCACACGCCTCGTCTTCGACCC GAAGCACAAGACGCTGTCGCTGATCAAAGATGGCCGTGTGATTGGAGGAATCTGTTTTCGGATGTTTCCCTCACAGGGTTTCACAGAGATCGTGTTCTGTGCCGTCACCTCCAACGAGCAGGTCAAG GGGTATGGCACTCACCTGATGAACCACCTGAAAGAGTATCACATCAAGCACGACATCCTCAACTTCCTCACCTACGCAGACGAGTACGCCATTGGCTACTTCAAAAAGCAG ggCTTCTCTAAAGACATCAAGGTTCCCAAGGCCAAGTATCTGGGCTACATCAAAGATTATGAGGGAGCGACGCTGATGGGCTGTGAGCTCAACCCCAGCATCCCTTACACCGAGTTCTCTGTCATCATCAAGAAACAGAaggag atcATAAAGAAACTGATAGAGAGGAAGCAGGCTCAGATCAGAAAGGTCTACCCAGGACTTTCCTGTTTTAAGGAAGGAGTTCGGCAGATTCCCATTGAGAGCATTCCTGGAATAC GAGAAACTGGATGGAAACCGGTGGGCAAAGG GAAGGAGCTGAAGGATCCAGATCAGCTGTACAGCACCCTGAAGACCATCTTACAACACGTTAAG AGTCACCAGAATGCCTGGCCATTCATGGAACCAGTGAAGAAGACTGAGGCTCCTGGTTACTACCAAGTCATCCGCTTCCCCATGG ACCTGAAGACGATGTCAGAGCGTCTGAAGAGCAGGTACTACACCACGCGGAAGCTCTTCATGGCCGACATGCAGCGCATCTTCACCAACTGTCGAGAGTACAACCCTCCAGAGAGCCAGTACTACAAGTGTGCCAACCTGCTAGAGAAGGTCTTCTACACCAAGATCAAGGAGGCGGGCCTCATTGAGAAGTGA